Proteins encoded in a region of the Indicator indicator isolate 239-I01 chromosome 41, UM_Iind_1.1, whole genome shotgun sequence genome:
- the LOC128979046 gene encoding twist-related protein 2-like, translating into MKEENLRPESPEGSPASSSEEEEDDERRPPKKCLRKRGQVGKGGGGGEDRRVPSPQGKRSRRSPAPAPAPAAPFEELHSQRVIANVRERQRTQSLNDAFAELRKIIPTLPSDKLSKIQTLKLAARYIDFLCQVLQSEELDQKVATSCNYLAHERLSYAFSVWRMEGAWSMSASH; encoded by the coding sequence ATGAAAGAGGAGAACCTGCGGCCGGAGTCCCCCGAGGGCAGCCCGGCCAGCAGcagcgaggaggaggaggacgacGAGCGGCGGCCGCCTAAGAAATGCCTCCGCAAACGTGGCCAGGTGGGCaaaggcggcggcggcggcgaggACCGCAGGGTCCCTTCCCCGCAGGGCAAACGCAGCCGGCGGAGCCCTGCGCCGGCACCGGCACCGGCGGCGCCCTTCGAGGAGCTGCACTCGCAGCGAGTCATCGCCAACGTGCGGGAGCGGCAGCGAACGCAGTCCCTCAACGACGCCTTCGCCGAGCTGCGCAAAATCATCCCCACGCTGCCCTCCGACAAGCTCAGCAAGATCCAGACCCTGAAGCTGGCCGCTCGCTACATCGACTTcttgtgccaggtgctgcagagCGAGGAGCTGGACCAGAAGGTGGCCACCAGCTGCAACTACCTGGCCCACGAGAGGCTCAGCTACGCCTTCTCCGTCTGGAGGATGGAAGGGGCTTGGTCCATGTCCGCATCCCACTGA